Proteins encoded within one genomic window of Ammonifex degensii KC4:
- a CDS encoding amylo-alpha-1,6-glucosidase — translation MIYHFSKEAWRTFERGCEREWLITNGLGGFASGTLVGANTRRYHGLLVAALNPPVRRYLLLAKLDEQLICGGVTYNLATNCTRDGVTERGYIHLQHVKIDPFPTFTYRCGLIWLEKTVFMPRYRNATVIIYRLSSGSGPAELRLWPLVNYRDYHGNAYCGTISFRQENLPGGVVIWGPEGLPPLFLQVSRGSFHPSPDWYYGMHYPAEAERGLNPYEDHYLPGYFTVFVPPEEEVEVMVTASLGEVLEPAAAGKLLREAREHLEEVVRRAGHADSLAQELVRAADAFLVKRSCPTGTSVIAGYPWFTDWGRDALISLPGLTLVTRRFTEAREILLLYGSAVKEGLVPNFFPDEGEPWYNSVDASLWYFYAVQQYWRYTGDNDFVREEAWPVMLEILRRYVEGTRYGIKADPKDGLLRAGEPGVQLTWMDAKVGDWVVTPRRGKPVEVNALWYNAVRFLEELSSRWNLSFPYSGLGDKIRGGFKKFWCPEGYLCDVIDDEGRKDLSFRPNQILAASLPYSPLTQEQARAVVKRVEEELYTPYGLRSLSPRDPAYRGRYVGDVLQRDAAYHQGTVWSWLIGPFITAYRKVFAGEKAARRQIRRFFDPFRAHLEDHGVGYISEIFDGDDPFLPRGCFAQAWGVAEVLRAYVEDFLGVE, via the coding sequence CTGATCTATCACTTCAGCAAAGAAGCCTGGCGGACGTTCGAGCGCGGTTGTGAGCGGGAGTGGCTGATCACCAACGGCCTGGGTGGCTTTGCATCCGGCACGCTGGTGGGGGCCAACACACGCCGCTACCATGGGCTACTAGTAGCCGCGCTTAATCCCCCGGTCAGGCGCTACCTTTTGTTGGCCAAGCTGGACGAGCAGCTGATCTGCGGCGGTGTCACCTACAATCTGGCTACCAACTGCACGCGGGATGGGGTTACGGAGCGAGGGTACATACACCTGCAGCACGTAAAGATCGATCCCTTCCCTACCTTCACCTACCGTTGCGGTCTTATCTGGCTGGAAAAAACCGTGTTCATGCCCCGCTATCGTAACGCCACCGTGATCATATACCGCCTAAGCTCAGGCTCTGGGCCGGCCGAACTCAGGCTCTGGCCCCTGGTGAACTACCGGGACTATCACGGCAACGCCTACTGCGGCACCATTTCTTTCCGGCAGGAAAACCTGCCCGGCGGGGTGGTAATCTGGGGGCCAGAGGGTCTGCCCCCGCTTTTCCTGCAGGTAAGCCGGGGTTCCTTCCATCCTTCTCCCGACTGGTACTACGGCATGCACTACCCGGCCGAGGCGGAGCGAGGTCTTAATCCCTACGAGGATCACTACCTGCCGGGCTACTTCACCGTCTTCGTACCTCCGGAGGAAGAGGTTGAAGTGATGGTCACCGCCTCCTTGGGGGAGGTTCTGGAACCGGCGGCGGCAGGAAAGCTTCTGCGCGAAGCCCGGGAGCACCTGGAAGAGGTAGTGCGCCGGGCCGGCCATGCTGACTCTTTGGCCCAGGAGTTGGTGCGGGCGGCCGACGCCTTCTTGGTCAAGCGCTCCTGCCCTACTGGTACCTCGGTTATTGCCGGTTATCCCTGGTTTACGGACTGGGGGCGTGACGCCCTCATTTCTTTGCCCGGTCTTACCCTGGTGACCAGGCGCTTCACGGAAGCCCGGGAGATTTTGCTTCTTTACGGTTCGGCGGTAAAGGAGGGGCTGGTGCCCAACTTCTTCCCCGACGAGGGGGAGCCCTGGTACAATTCGGTGGATGCTTCCCTCTGGTATTTTTACGCTGTGCAGCAGTATTGGCGCTATACCGGGGACAATGACTTCGTGCGGGAAGAAGCCTGGCCCGTCATGCTGGAGATACTGCGCCGCTATGTAGAAGGCACGCGCTACGGCATCAAGGCTGATCCAAAGGACGGACTTCTGCGGGCAGGCGAGCCAGGGGTGCAGCTTACCTGGATGGACGCTAAAGTGGGGGACTGGGTGGTCACCCCCCGCCGGGGCAAGCCGGTGGAGGTAAACGCCCTCTGGTACAATGCTGTGCGTTTCCTGGAGGAACTTTCTAGCCGTTGGAACCTGTCTTTCCCTTATTCTGGCCTAGGAGACAAGATAAGGGGAGGGTTTAAAAAATTCTGGTGCCCGGAAGGATACCTCTGCGATGTCATCGACGACGAGGGGCGGAAAGATCTGTCCTTCCGTCCTAACCAGATACTGGCGGCGAGCCTCCCTTATTCTCCCCTCACCCAAGAGCAGGCCCGGGCGGTAGTAAAGCGGGTAGAGGAAGAGCTTTACACTCCCTACGGCCTCCGTTCCCTTTCTCCACGCGATCCTGCCTACCGGGGGAGATATGTGGGGGATGTGCTCCAGCGCGACGCTGCTTATCACCAGGGCACGGTGTGGAGCTGGCTCATAGGCCCCTTCATCACCGCCTACCGGAAAGTTTTTGCTGGCGAGAAGGCAGCCCGTCGGCAGATACGCCGCTTTTTCGATCCCTTCCGGGCCCACCTGGAGGATCACGGAGTAGGGTACATAAGCGAAATCTTTGACGGGGACGACCCCTTCTTACCACGCGGCTGCTTCGCCCAGGCCTGGGGGGTGGCCGAGGTGCTGCGCGCCTACGTAGAGGACTTTCTGGGGGTGGAGTAA
- a CDS encoding GGDEF domain-containing protein produces the protein MAAPSFYDTYKNYLERYVCEGGTEGVLLEAYSDLTSQLDDYQIQTANILDVHTRALREIMGIRRDSDSVQWIYIERATEFLTQILVVIDAFLLQLKDRVERDPLTGLYNRLALYPILSQMLKKSQEEESPLVVAMLDLDNFKTVNDEYGHHAGDEVLRAAAGIIKKNLRSGDKVFRYGGEEFLIVLPNTSLDKAVVALERIRGQIAANLFIPGTETSITASIGAAGYTGKGSVSPDDLILQADKALYRAKREGKNKVVLQEEPQAKH, from the coding sequence TTGGCTGCACCGAGCTTTTACGACACCTACAAAAATTACCTGGAGCGTTACGTTTGCGAAGGTGGAACGGAAGGGGTCCTTCTAGAAGCTTACAGCGACTTAACCAGCCAACTAGATGATTACCAGATCCAGACAGCAAACATCCTGGATGTGCATACCAGAGCCCTGCGTGAAATAATGGGCATCCGCCGCGACAGCGACAGCGTTCAGTGGATCTATATTGAGCGCGCGACAGAATTCCTGACGCAAATCCTGGTAGTCATAGATGCCTTCTTGCTCCAGCTCAAAGATCGCGTCGAGCGCGATCCTCTGACCGGGCTTTATAACCGCCTGGCTCTCTATCCCATTTTAAGCCAGATGTTAAAGAAATCCCAGGAAGAGGAAAGCCCTTTAGTAGTAGCCATGCTGGATCTGGACAACTTCAAGACCGTTAACGACGAGTACGGGCACCACGCCGGCGACGAGGTCCTGCGCGCAGCAGCCGGGATAATAAAGAAGAACCTACGCAGCGGTGACAAAGTCTTTCGCTACGGAGGAGAAGAGTTCCTAATCGTCCTGCCCAATACGAGCCTTGACAAGGCAGTGGTAGCCCTAGAAAGGATTCGCGGCCAGATAGCTGCCAACCTCTTTATCCCGGGAACAGAAACCTCCATCACCGCCAGTATCGGGGCAGCGGGATACACCGGAAAGGGATCTGTTTCCCCAGATGACCTCATCTTGCAGGCCGACAAAGCCCTCTACAGGGCTAAGAGGGAAGGCAAAAACAAGGTAGTCTTGCAGGAAGAACCGCAAGCCAAGCATTGA
- a CDS encoding STAS domain-containing protein produces MRSLLEEVGEERVAEEIVSIASEVPDFPVVKVLQQALRISAKMRQEQEEALSQLRQTLSELATPIIRIWTDMLLVAMTGNIDSQRAQDIAERLLNRVSSTRAKVVIVDVTGVPMIDTMVGGFLIEMFNATRLLGAKVILTGIRPEVASTLVKLGVDFQMVSIARDLEDALRQGIAITMEEAQKRRQLALNLAKGGVGEGNEGNAF; encoded by the coding sequence TTGCGCTCTCTGCTGGAAGAAGTGGGTGAAGAACGGGTAGCTGAAGAGATTGTCAGCATAGCCTCCGAGGTGCCGGATTTTCCGGTAGTAAAGGTCCTGCAGCAAGCACTCCGGATCAGCGCAAAGATGCGGCAGGAACAGGAAGAAGCTCTTTCGCAGCTAAGGCAGACACTCTCGGAACTGGCCACTCCCATTATCCGCATCTGGACAGATATGCTGCTGGTAGCCATGACTGGTAATATTGACAGCCAGCGGGCCCAAGATATTGCCGAAAGGCTGCTCAACCGGGTTAGCTCTACCAGAGCCAAGGTGGTCATTGTGGATGTCACTGGAGTCCCCATGATCGACACTATGGTAGGCGGGTTCCTAATTGAGATGTTTAACGCCACCAGACTGCTCGGTGCCAAGGTGATCCTCACGGGGATCAGGCCCGAGGTAGCCAGCACGCTGGTTAAGCTGGGAGTGGACTTCCAGATGGTATCCATTGCGCGAGACCTGGAGGATGCCCTGCGGCAGGGCATTGCCATTACAATGGAGGAGGCACAGAAACGGCGCCAGTTGGCCCTGAACCTAGCCAAAGGCGGGGTAGGCGAGGGCAATGAAGGAAACGCCTTCTAA
- a CDS encoding STAS domain-containing protein: MKETPSNPEQVVPILQIADFLLVPIQIDLDDKTVSRLQEQLLKEIERTRAKAVILDVRTVEIIDSYISYTLSETAAMARLMGCRTILCGIRPAVALTLAQMGIVLEELNIARDLEHALVLASSS; this comes from the coding sequence ATGAAGGAAACGCCTTCTAATCCGGAGCAGGTGGTTCCCATTTTACAAATTGCGGATTTCCTGCTGGTCCCCATTCAGATAGACCTGGACGATAAAACAGTGAGCCGCCTGCAAGAGCAGCTACTCAAAGAAATCGAACGGACGAGGGCAAAGGCAGTCATACTGGACGTGCGCACGGTGGAAATAATAGACAGCTACATTTCGTATACCCTATCCGAAACCGCCGCCATGGCCCGGCTCATGGGATGCCGCACCATCCTGTGTGGCATCCGTCCTGCCGTAGCCTTAACCCTCGCCCAAATGGGAATCGTGCTGGAGGAGCTGAACATAGCCCGGGACCTGGAACACGCTCTGGTACTAGCCAGCTCTTCTTAG
- a CDS encoding anti-sigma regulatory factor has product MDTDKLETLLGNQAHEFDLAVRITKEEDIAVARQMAKQLAQEMGFSLADTTKIATAVSELARNIYRYAKQGRILLRKKNAGKSEPAIEIIAADRGPGIPDVDLVLTKGYTTYERSLGIGLSGVKRLMDSFAIYSEVGKGTVVVAEKRRRRF; this is encoded by the coding sequence ATGGACACGGACAAGCTGGAAACTCTTCTCGGGAACCAAGCCCATGAGTTTGACCTGGCAGTCCGCATAACCAAAGAAGAAGATATTGCCGTGGCCAGGCAAATGGCCAAGCAGCTAGCCCAGGAAATGGGTTTTTCTCTGGCCGATACTACCAAAATTGCCACGGCTGTTTCCGAACTCGCCCGCAACATATACCGTTACGCCAAGCAGGGCCGCATTTTGCTTAGAAAAAAAAATGCCGGCAAAAGCGAACCTGCCATTGAAATTATAGCCGCCGACCGTGGCCCCGGCATCCCTGATGTGGATCTCGTGCTGACCAAAGGGTACACCACTTATGAAAGAAGCTTGGGTATAGGGCTCTCCGGTGTAAAGCGCCTTATGGACTCTTTTGCCATTTATTCTGAAGTAGGCAAAGGGACAGTGGTCGTTGCCGAAAAGAGGAGGCGCCGCTTTTGA
- a CDS encoding 50S ribosomal protein L25/general stress protein Ctc, which produces MGAVLVAQVRTGRGKGYRNRLAAQGKIPAVVYGKALGSVPVEVSLRDLKKVLGGETIKGKLIDLKIVGDGWERQEKALVKEMQHNPLTGELIHVDFHQVSLTEEVTATVPVELSGEPVGVKKGGVLEHFLREVEISCLPTALPEVIKVDVSSLDVGDTIFVRDLPVPPGVKVLADPGEVVATVVEEEKEEEKPEEAS; this is translated from the coding sequence GTGGGAGCTGTTCTGGTGGCTCAGGTGAGAACGGGTCGCGGCAAAGGGTACCGGAACCGGCTGGCCGCTCAGGGAAAGATACCGGCGGTGGTCTACGGAAAGGCTTTGGGCAGCGTGCCGGTGGAAGTTAGCCTGCGGGACCTGAAAAAGGTACTCGGGGGCGAAACGATCAAAGGGAAGCTCATCGACCTGAAGATCGTAGGCGACGGCTGGGAGCGCCAGGAAAAGGCCCTGGTCAAGGAGATGCAGCATAACCCCTTGACCGGCGAACTCATCCACGTCGACTTTCACCAGGTCTCTTTGACCGAAGAAGTCACGGCTACGGTGCCGGTGGAGCTGAGCGGCGAGCCGGTGGGAGTGAAGAAGGGAGGGGTGCTGGAGCACTTCCTGCGAGAGGTGGAGATCTCCTGCCTGCCCACGGCCCTTCCCGAAGTCATCAAAGTGGACGTCTCTTCTCTTGATGTGGGGGACACCATTTTCGTGCGCGACCTTCCCGTACCGCCGGGCGTAAAGGTCCTAGCTGATCCTGGGGAGGTAGTAGCTACGGTGGTGGAGGAAGAAAAGGAAGAGGAGAAACCGGAAGAAGCATCTTAA
- a CDS encoding HD domain-containing protein: MTAAIFHDLAKVQPVLKPGDLVNPREVFEPGHLHAFRSAALAEGIYRLGPEAVLLIEFHHHVEEELPAEFPPHLLPMYRFFRLIDGLSAAMTRRGAKVKITVDGSKVHVLENNPAPTYNRSLTLDLYTGKTSLHRSSHARLC, translated from the coding sequence GTGACCGCAGCCATCTTCCACGACCTAGCCAAGGTACAGCCGGTCCTGAAGCCCGGTGATTTAGTGAACCCGCGGGAAGTATTCGAACCGGGGCACCTGCACGCCTTTAGAAGCGCCGCTCTGGCAGAGGGCATTTACCGTCTGGGCCCCGAGGCGGTACTACTCATCGAGTTCCATCACCACGTCGAAGAAGAGCTACCGGCCGAATTCCCTCCACATCTTCTCCCTATGTATCGCTTCTTCCGCCTCATTGATGGGCTCTCCGCAGCCATGACTAGGCGCGGGGCCAAGGTCAAGATAACAGTAGATGGCTCAAAAGTGCACGTGCTGGAAAATAATCCTGCTCCGACCTACAACCGAAGTCTTACCTTAGATCTTTATACGGGGAAAACCTCGCTGCACCGTTCCTCCCACGCTAGATTATGTTAG
- a CDS encoding RNA-guided endonuclease InsQ/TnpB family protein — translation MILTTGLRLPDELVEPLRNLTALGFKVQEQVLGMYWSPEGMEALASSSGKAWKLLDAQLSRPQDVYIPSRVWRCILESAGRILRSMAERKRIFELLLPYFNGKAKDAAKELYDLLKKDGEGEKFGYLFNVAEAVANFYAEHDRLPQDFFELQKKPEPKKFTFTTSPDDGPEKGQVMKYECDGKVLRGQVKLPTCSEPKKEKDWRWFSFEAGLPEELQEKLAQGGKLCAPDLRLKVKPSGKLIALLDVKVEVPEKTPSGEKDRALGVDWGLRKLITGTVVSKKGQLTPPFFVFWQALKDKLLRIREEISRLQKTRDRHEKKSPEWKKYNRMIASAWQKYHRIQHQLAHQVSSLLVLLAKAFSCRYIFVEWLLTLRGEKGRSKDLNWWVTTTVRGLLFRLLRYKARLLGIRVAPVPPGGTSTVCPRCLGRGKHVKSPGEPEEKDSGSWFICPSCGYSADRDYVGSLNVGRTGFKLERPLTYMVCQAAAKPFPSQGALKAMTFTTLGYIKSVFVANFNALTRLLDPAVLPNII, via the coding sequence TTGATACTGACAACCGGCCTGAGACTCCCTGATGAACTGGTTGAGCCCTTAAGGAACCTCACCGCACTGGGCTTTAAAGTTCAGGAGCAGGTGCTGGGGATGTACTGGTCGCCTGAGGGGATGGAAGCTTTAGCTTCTTCCTCAGGCAAGGCGTGGAAGCTCCTGGATGCACAGCTTTCCCGCCCGCAGGACGTCTACATCCCCAGCCGCGTGTGGCGCTGCATTTTGGAGTCGGCAGGGCGCATCCTGCGCTCCATGGCCGAGAGAAAACGCATCTTTGAACTCCTCTTACCTTACTTCAACGGCAAGGCTAAAGACGCCGCAAAGGAGCTTTACGACCTGCTCAAAAAAGACGGGGAAGGGGAGAAGTTCGGGTATCTCTTCAACGTGGCCGAGGCTGTGGCCAACTTCTACGCCGAGCACGACAGGCTTCCCCAGGACTTCTTCGAGCTCCAGAAAAAGCCCGAGCCTAAAAAGTTCACCTTCACGACTTCTCCGGACGACGGTCCTGAGAAAGGGCAGGTGATGAAGTACGAGTGTGACGGGAAAGTCCTGCGGGGCCAGGTGAAGCTCCCTACCTGCTCCGAGCCCAAGAAGGAAAAAGACTGGCGGTGGTTCTCCTTCGAGGCTGGGCTCCCGGAGGAGCTCCAGGAGAAGCTGGCTCAGGGAGGGAAGCTCTGTGCCCCTGACCTGAGGCTCAAGGTCAAGCCTTCGGGCAAGCTCATCGCTCTTCTTGATGTCAAGGTGGAGGTGCCGGAAAAGACGCCTTCAGGTGAAAAAGACCGGGCGCTGGGGGTTGACTGGGGCCTAAGAAAACTCATAACCGGTACCGTGGTCTCGAAGAAAGGACAGCTCACCCCTCCCTTCTTCGTCTTCTGGCAGGCCTTAAAAGACAAGCTCCTCCGCATCCGGGAGGAGATAAGCCGGCTACAGAAAACACGCGACCGGCATGAAAAGAAAAGCCCGGAGTGGAAGAAGTACAACCGGATGATAGCCTCTGCCTGGCAGAAGTACCACCGGATACAGCATCAGCTTGCCCACCAGGTATCGAGTCTCTTAGTGCTTTTAGCTAAGGCTTTCAGCTGCCGGTACATCTTTGTCGAGTGGCTTCTCACCCTGCGTGGGGAGAAGGGAAGGTCGAAGGACCTCAACTGGTGGGTGACCACCACGGTGAGGGGGCTTCTCTTCAGGCTCCTGAGGTATAAAGCACGGCTTTTGGGGATCAGGGTCGCACCGGTTCCTCCAGGTGGCACGAGCACCGTTTGTCCCAGGTGCTTAGGGAGAGGTAAGCACGTCAAGTCGCCGGGGGAGCCTGAGGAGAAGGACTCCGGTTCCTGGTTTATCTGCCCTTCCTGCGGGTACAGCGCCGACCGGGACTACGTGGGGAGCCTCAACGTCGGGAGGACGGGCTTTAAGCTTGAAAGGCCGCTGACCTACATGGTCTGTCAGGCCGCGGCGAAGCCGTTCCCGTCGCAGGGAGCCCTTAAGGCGATGACCTTCACCACGCTGGGATATATCAAAAGTGTCTTTGTGGCCAACTTTAATGCGCTGACCAGACTCCTGGATCCCGCAGTCTTACCTAACATAATCTAG
- a CDS encoding protein-serine/threonine phosphatase — protein sequence MSIVVRQLEGHSWSFWSCWRPRKGYEVGGDFCYLFAGKKSVIAAVVDVLGHGEEAYKSARELLKTLQNQEENELEVLFKSLEGEASRNRGCALFLASFSPFAIRYIMVGNMKGWLLKESCKVDLLFSQPGVVGGRKMTPTIRETGLAGVEGLIVCSDGIRRGFVPTSCSATLNQGEERLALYILEKYGIPEDDASVLIGRRRK from the coding sequence TTGAGCATAGTTGTCCGGCAACTGGAAGGTCACAGCTGGAGCTTCTGGAGTTGCTGGAGGCCACGAAAAGGTTACGAAGTCGGCGGAGATTTTTGCTATTTGTTCGCCGGGAAAAAGAGCGTGATAGCAGCTGTGGTAGATGTGCTGGGGCACGGAGAGGAAGCTTACAAAAGCGCCCGAGAACTGCTGAAGACGCTACAAAACCAGGAGGAAAACGAACTAGAAGTTCTCTTTAAAAGCCTAGAGGGTGAGGCGTCACGGAATAGGGGATGTGCCCTCTTCTTAGCCTCTTTTTCGCCTTTTGCCATAAGGTACATTATGGTGGGAAATATGAAGGGATGGCTCTTAAAAGAATCCTGCAAAGTAGACCTTCTCTTCTCCCAACCCGGGGTGGTAGGAGGGCGCAAGATGACACCTACCATAAGGGAAACAGGACTTGCAGGAGTAGAAGGCCTCATCGTGTGCTCTGACGGTATAAGAAGGGGCTTTGTACCTACCTCCTGCTCTGCCACGCTGAATCAAGGAGAAGAAAGGCTGGCCCTATATATCCTCGAAAAGTACGGCATTCCGGAAGATGACGCCAGCGTGCTTATCGGGAGGAGGCGGAAGTAG